Sequence from the Undibacterium piscinae genome:
ATGATAGAGCCGGGCGCCTTTGCTACCGGTTTTAACGAAGCGCAGATTGCCCACCAAATATAGCTGGATGCGGCCCGATTCGATCTATCGTGACCAGAAGGCATTTATCGAAAAGAACGAAAAGACCGTGCTCGGCCTGCAAAGCGTCAAGATAGAAAAAGTGATAGATGCGCTGGTGATGGCGGTTGAAGCGAAGCGGCCAAAACTGCGTTACGCCGTACCAAAATGGCAGGGTGCCGGGATACAGTTATTGCGTGCTTTTGGGATGTGAGTGGGCTTATGATGAAAATTCACGGTCAATGGGAAATCTCTTTAGTGAGAAATGTTGTGCTTAGTGCGGTCGCAGGTATCTTCAATGAAGAGGGGGTTGAGGCCGAACTGCGCGATTTTCATGCACTAATACCTAAGGAAGGGGCATGGGCGGCCCTGATCGATCTGAGCAATTGGGACATGGGCAGTAGTGCCACATTTAAAGCGGTCGTGAGCTTTCATGAATGGATTTTTGCACATGGCTGTCAGCGCATCGCGATTGTGATGCCAGAGAGTTTTCGCCGGACTCTCCATCAAAAAAACACCAGTCAATTTTCTACCGATGTGTTTCGCTACTTTGGCAATTTTGAGGCGGCCAGTGTCTGGCTCAGTGACGAGGGATTTTTAATCGCTGCCGATGAAAATCCGCATCAGGCATTTCTGCAGCGCACGCGATTTGAGTGATGTTGCGCGATCAAGATACGGCCAAAAAAACAATACACAGCATTCATGCGCCTTACGGGCCATTTTCAGGCCGGCAGGCGCATCAATAGGGCGTCTTGCAATGTAGATTTAGACGAAATGGCAGACGTAATCCAAGGTTTCCAGCGTTTCTATATCGAAGCTGGAATTGGCTGGAACATTGAATTGCTGGCCACCTTCATAGCTCGCCCAGTCTTGTTCGCCCTTGATGCGGATGCGGCATTTACCTGCATTCAGTTCCATAATTTCTGCTGCGCCGGTATTGAAGACCAGGCTAGACGGGAAAATCACGCCTATGGTTTTTTTGCTGCCGTCGGCAAACAAGACGGTGTGTGAAACGCATTTACCATCGAAATAGATATTGGCTTGCTTGATGACGCTAACTTGGTCGAATTGTGTAGTCATTATGAGTCAGGGTTGTGGAGGAAAAAAGGCAAAAAAACAGCCCGATGTCTTGCGATATCGAGCTGCTTAAATCAGTACAAATAAAGCGTGTTAACCGCGTTTAGCTTTAGCGTTGGCTGCAATGCGCATACGCAGGGCATTCAACTTGATGAAACCGCCGGCATCCGCCTGGTTGTAAGCGCCGCCATCTTCATCGAAAGTGGCAATCGTCATGTCGAACAGCGAATCGGTTTTAGAGTCGCGTGAGACGGTGATGACATTACCCTTGTACAGTTTCAGGCGAACCCAGCCGTTGACGTTCAGTTGTGTATGGTCGATCAGGGTTTGCAGAGCGACGCGCTCTGGTGCCCACCAGTAGCCGTTATAGATCAGGCTGGCGTAACGCGGCATCAGATCGTCTTTCAGATGTGCCACTTCACGGTCTAAGGTGATCGATTCAATCGCACGGTGTGCGCGCAGCATGATGGTGCCGCCCGGAGTTTCGTAGCAGCCGCGTGATTTCATGCCGACGTAACGGTTCTCTACCAGATCCAGACGGCCGATGCCGTGCTTGCCACCCAGGCGATTGAGTTCGGTCAGTACGGTGGCGGGCGACATGCGTACGCCGTTCAGTGCAACGATATCGCCTTTTTCGTATTCGATATCGAGGTATTCCGGTTGATCCGGAGCTTGCTCAGGGCTGACAGTCCAGCGCCACATGCTTTCTTCTGCTTCGTTACTTGGGTTTTCCAGGTGACGACCTTCAAAGCTGATGTGCAGCAGATTGGCATCCATGGAGTAAGGGGCACCGCCATTTTTATGCTTCTGGTCGATTTCTATGCCAGCGTCTTCCGCGTATTTCATCAGTTTTTCGCGTGACAGCAAATCCCATTCGCGCCATGGAGCGATAACTTTAACGTTAGGCATCAGGGCGTAGGCGCCGAGTTCAAAGCGCACCTGGTCATTACCTTTGCCGGTCGCGCCATGCGAGATAGTATCGGCACCGGTGGCCTTGGCGATTTCGATCAGACGCTTGGCAATCAAAGGACGGGCGATCGAGGTGCC
This genomic interval carries:
- a CDS encoding pyrimidine/purine nucleoside phosphorylase, encoding MTTQFDQVSVIKQANIYFDGKCVSHTVLFADGSKKTIGVIFPSSLVFNTGAAEIMELNAGKCRIRIKGEQDWASYEGGQQFNVPANSSFDIETLETLDYVCHFV
- a CDS encoding argininosuccinate synthase gives rise to the protein MSDVKKVVLAYSGGLDTSVILKWLQDNYKCEIITFTADLGQGEELEPARAKALKFGIKPENIFIDDVREEFVRDFVFPMFRANTVYEGEYLLGTSIARPLIAKRLIEIAKATGADTISHGATGKGNDQVRFELGAYALMPNVKVIAPWREWDLLSREKLMKYAEDAGIEIDQKHKNGGAPYSMDANLLHISFEGRHLENPSNEAEESMWRWTVSPEQAPDQPEYLDIEYEKGDIVALNGVRMSPATVLTELNRLGGKHGIGRLDLVENRYVGMKSRGCYETPGGTIMLRAHRAIESITLDREVAHLKDDLMPRYASLIYNGYWWAPERVALQTLIDHTQLNVNGWVRLKLYKGNVITVSRDSKTDSLFDMTIATFDEDGGAYNQADAGGFIKLNALRMRIAANAKAKRG